Part of the Sporosarcina sp. FSL K6-2383 genome is shown below.
TGGAGTTAATTGATGAATTCATTTTAAGGCACAATGAAGTGCAAAGTAATGTACGCGGTTATATGTTATTTAAGGATGCTTCCTATTTAGAGGCACAGACAGCAAACGCTACTCGGTCTGATGAACTAATGGAAGAACTATCCAAAGTATTGCAAGTAAAGGAACACCAGGTCTTATTAGAAGAAATGGGAATAGCTAGAGTAAAGTTTGCAAATTTACAAAATGATATTATAGAAAGTGTCCAAGATGATAAAGAACGTAAGGCGACAGAGCTTGGACGAGCGACGGCAACAGTAGGCGCTGTCATACTCGAAAATGCAGAAATCATCAAACAGGACCAATTTAAAGAGCGAAATGATGCACGTGATGAATTGGAAGGTTATATGTTTGGCATAATTGTTTTCGTTATCAGTATGGTTGCCTTTGCAGTAATTGTAGGTCTTGTCATTTCGATGCTGATCGCTCGTAGTATTTCGCGACCTGTTCGTATTGTGACAGATGGATTGAACGAGATTGCTGACGGTAATCTGACAATGGATTTACTTTCAGTTAAAAACAAAGATGAGATTGGTGATATGGCAGCAGCGTTTAACAAAATGGGAACGGATGTTGCAAATATGGTGCGTAAAATCAACTTTTCGGCTACTCAATTAGCGGCCCAATCTGAAGAATTATCAGCAAGTTCAGAAGAGAGCTTGGCTTCATCAGAAATGGTGGCGAAGACGGCTGAAAATCAGTTATTGGGTAGCGAACAGCAGCAAAGAATTATTGGACAATCGACCTCATCAATGGAAGAGCTGTCTTTAGGCGTTGCTGAGATTGCAAACAATAATGAAGAGATGCTACAGGCAACAGAAACGATGTCGCAGCTTGTTACGACAGGTTCAGGTATGGTCGGGAAAATGTCGGAGCAGATGTCCACAATTCACACGACAATCCAAGAATCTTCCGGGATTATGGAAGAAATGGCGCGTCATTCAGATGAAATACAAACAATTACATCTCTTATTACAGATATTTCGGATCAGACGAATTTACTTGCATTAAATGCAGCGATAGAAGCGGCACGTGCAGGTGAGTACGGTAAAGGATTCGCAGTTGTTGCAGAAGAAGTACGAAGACTGGCCGAGCAATCGAAAAATTCGGCTTCTGAAATCGAAGCGATGGTTGGTATGATCCAAAACGCATCAAAACGTGCAGTGACATCTATATCTGCAGGCAGTGAGCGTGTGGATGATGGCATAGCAGCTACTGAACAATCGCGTGAAGTATTTGAGAAAATTCAATATGCGGTTGGCGATGTAACGACGAAAGTCGAAACGGTATCTGCCGCCATTGAAGAAATTCAAGCGATGGCTGATGAAGTAAGTCGTGGTGCTAATGAGATCCAACAGTTGAGTGGCGAAGCGGCTGCTTCTGCAGGTGATACAAGTGCAGCTACGGAAGAACAGCTTGCGGTAACTGAGGAAATTTCCGCAAGCGCTCAAGCATTAGCAAGACTAGCCGAGGAACTTCAAACGGAAATGAAACATTTTAGAGTGTAAAGCGCAGTAACGAACAACGCATCCTATGATGCCGTTGTTCGTTTTTTGTTGTTGGTTCGACTTTCGTTGTCCGGTTCGCTGAATTGGTTGCCCAGTTTTCCATTTCCGTTGTCCAGTTCCCGTATTCATAAAAAAAGAAACGCAAAGGAAATTTCCCCCAACCCGGCTATTGGTCTATAATGAATGATGTACAAAATGGATTTGAATTTAGTATGACTGGAGATAGTTTATTGAATAAAAAGATCGTGAACTTATTAATGATTGTATTCATTATTAGTGGCTGGGGATTTATTGCTTATGGAGTAAATAGTTTGCTTGATAAGCAGCCTACCGTGCTGAAGGCACCGGCTGATTTTTTGAAACGGGGCAATTCAACAACACTGCATTTCGAGCCACATTCTAAGACGATTACTATCGGAATGATTGGTGATATCCTTCTGCATCATCCACTTTTCACGTATGATAATTATGATTTTGCGTTTGCTGGCGTGAAAGACAAACTAATTGGTATCGATTTTTTGTTAGCCAATCAAGAATCGATGCCAGGTGGCAAGGAACTTGGGTTATCCGGGTATCCGAGCTTTAACAGTCCCAAGCATATCATTCGGGATTTGAAAGTGAATGGCGTAGATATGATATCGATTGCGAATAACCACACAATTGACCGAAAAGAAGCAGGGCTGCGAAAAGCGATAGGGCATATCAAGGAATATAACATGCCCTATGTAGGTGCCTACACATCGATTGAAGATAAGTCAGCCAATCGAATTTTAGAAGTCGACGGTATTCAAATTGGAGTTCTGAGCTATACGTATGGGACAAATGGGAACCCTGTTCCACACGGTAAAGAATATTTAGTGTCTCTAATCGACCGTGAACGAATGCAACAGGAAATCAGTCATTTGTCGGGACTTGTGGATGTGGTCGTAGTCTCTATGCATTGGGGGAACGAATATCAGCTGACACCGTCACAGGGGCAAGAAGAGCTTGCACAGTTCGTTTCGGATGCAGGGGCGGATATTATTTTTGGCCATCATCCACACGTATTGCAGAAATATGATGAGGTTGGGAAGACGAAAGTATTTTATTCGCTAGGTAATTTTTACTCTGCTCAGCAGTTTGATTCTACAAATATTGGGGGAATTGCGAGAGTTACTGTTAGGAGAACTGAGGTTGCTGGCAAGTATTATACGGAAGTGCTTGATCCAGTATTTTATCCGACGGCGGTGAAGAGAGATGACAAAAAGAGGTTTGTTGTTGTGCCGTTAAGAAATGCGGGTACTTCTGCTATGTATGATGAAGGATGGATAGGCAAGCATTTAGGTGTACCATCTTGGTGAAAAAGTAAAAGCGTTCCCCTCCAAATGAAGGAGTATGGGAACGCTTTTTGCTAGTACTTATTCAGCTTTCTTCACCTGTTTAATGTTGTAGATGAAGTTTGAAACAATTTTTGCGGCTTGTTCACGTGACGTGGAACGAGTAGGCATAAATTTGCCATCTGAACCTGATGCAATGCCAAGTTCGTGAAGCATAGAAATGGCATTGACTGCTTCGGCATCATAGTTACCGAAATCACTGTACGGTGCAGCCGTAGATGCTTTATATGCTTCGCCTGTATATGCTGTAAAAGCACGTTCGAGCATTAACGCGAATTGTGCACGTGTGACATTTTCGCTAGGATTGAACTTGCCGTCAACGCCTTTCACAAGACCGTTTTCATAGGCTGCCGCAATCTCAGCTTGTGTATCCGCGGCATAATCGCTGATATCACTGAATGGTGCAGTTCCATCTGCTTTTAAATCAAGGGAACGAACAATCCAAGAAGCAGCTTGTGCACGTGTCATTTCTTTTTGTGGAGCAAATGTTGCGTCCGTTCCATTGACAACACCACGGTAATAAAGATCTGAAACGTATTTATACGATTTACTGTTATAAGCTAAATCGGTATAAGGAACTTTTGCTAGAATACGTCCTTCAATACCTGTATTGAGCGTCCCTACCGATTTTAAATGATCTGCAAGGTTTTCCCAATCGGAGAAGCCAGGCTCGCTCACACGACCTTCCTCATAGGCTTTACCAAGTGCTTCAAAGCCATCGCCGCCTCTTGCCGTAAAGACATTTGTAGCTGCTTTATACATTTTATTGGCTTCGATTTCTTGACCGTCAATATTTAATGAAATGATGCGTTTTCCGGCTTCAGCCTCACCGTCAAAAATAACTTGCATACCTGAAACATGAAGGAAGCCACCAGATTCTTTTGGATATTCTTTAACCGCATGTTCGAAAGTTTCTTTCAGTTCAGAACCACTTAGTTCAATGATTGCAAGTGGGTTACCAAATGGTAGAACCGTCAGAACCTGACCATATGTAATCGGTCCTTGTTGAATAGATGTACGAATGCCCCCACCGTTTTGGAAAGCAATCACAGTTTCTGGGTCAATTTCTTTTGATTTTTTCAGCATACCGTCTGTGATAAGATTTCCTAGATTGGATTCACCAGCACGAACACCGCCAATGAGCGCCTTGCTGTCCTCGCTCATATCACGAAGACCGCTTAGGAAAACATCAGCAGTTGCACCAATTTGTTTTTCGGTTGTTGCATCTACTTTAGCGGTAAAAGGCTTAAGTAGTTCAGCCGCCGCGGCGTCTGTTGCTGCATTTTCACCACCAACTGCGTGTAGAACGCCACTATAGTCCTTAATAACACCTTTTTCATCGAATGTAACATCTAGTTGTCCGAGGAATTTGTTATACTCATTGGCTTGGACAATGACAACCGGTTCAGTATCTTTGTTTAAAACAACTGGTTCATCCAGTTTGACATGTGTATGACCGCCAACGATAATATCGATGCCGGGTACGTTTTTGGCTAATAGTAAATCATTATCGATCTTATCAGAGTCATCATAGCCAATATGTGTAAGGGCGATAATTTTGTTGACACCCGCTTTTTCAAATGCAGCAACAGCGGCTTTTGCTTCCACGATATAATTTGTAAATACTATTTTTTCAGGGCTGGCAATGGCGACTGTTTCTTCTGTCGTGAGTCCGAAAATACCAACCTTTTCTCCATTGATTTCTTTAATAATACCATTGTAGATA
Proteins encoded:
- a CDS encoding CapA family protein: MNKKIVNLLMIVFIISGWGFIAYGVNSLLDKQPTVLKAPADFLKRGNSTTLHFEPHSKTITIGMIGDILLHHPLFTYDNYDFAFAGVKDKLIGIDFLLANQESMPGGKELGLSGYPSFNSPKHIIRDLKVNGVDMISIANNHTIDRKEAGLRKAIGHIKEYNMPYVGAYTSIEDKSANRILEVDGIQIGVLSYTYGTNGNPVPHGKEYLVSLIDRERMQQEISHLSGLVDVVVVSMHWGNEYQLTPSQGQEELAQFVSDAGADIIFGHHPHVLQKYDEVGKTKVFYSLGNFYSAQQFDSTNIGGIARVTVRRTEVAGKYYTEVLDPVFYPTAVKRDDKKRFVVVPLRNAGTSAMYDEGWIGKHLGVPSW
- a CDS encoding 5'-nucleotidase C-terminal domain-containing protein; protein product: MSSKYFKGTATAMLLLSTVAITPVLAAETPVAATGDFSLTVLHTNDTHANLKTTAERAALVKKLKEDHPYNVLLDAGDVFSGTLYFNEFLGKADLAVMNYLGYDAMTFGNHEFDLGLSSEGHKALADFIKGAKFPFVSSNVDFTADGLFDGLQSRTIEADAKDGNIYNGIIKEINGEKVGIFGLTTEETVAIASPEKIVFTNYIVEAKAAVAAFEKAGVNKIIALTHIGYDDSDKIDNDLLLAKNVPGIDIIVGGHTHVKLDEPVVLNKDTEPVVIVQANEYNKFLGQLDVTFDEKGVIKDYSGVLHAVGGENAATDAAAAELLKPFTAKVDATTEKQIGATADVFLSGLRDMSEDSKALIGGVRAGESNLGNLITDGMLKKSKEIDPETVIAFQNGGGIRTSIQQGPITYGQVLTVLPFGNPLAIIELSGSELKETFEHAVKEYPKESGGFLHVSGMQVIFDGEAEAGKRIISLNIDGQEIEANKMYKAATNVFTARGGDGFEALGKAYEEGRVSEPGFSDWENLADHLKSVGTLNTGIEGRILAKVPYTDLAYNSKSYKYVSDLYYRGVVNGTDATFAPQKEMTRAQAASWIVRSLDLKADGTAPFSDISDYAADTQAEIAAAYENGLVKGVDGKFNPSENVTRAQFALMLERAFTAYTGEAYKASTAAPYSDFGNYDAEAVNAISMLHELGIASGSDGKFMPTRSTSREQAAKIVSNFIYNIKQVKKAE
- a CDS encoding methyl-accepting chemotaxis protein, whose amino-acid sequence is MKFTVAKKLWFGFGAVLVLLVIVGVMSLWATITLDEEYTFLLDDRVKKVELIDEFILRHNEVQSNVRGYMLFKDASYLEAQTANATRSDELMEELSKVLQVKEHQVLLEEMGIARVKFANLQNDIIESVQDDKERKATELGRATATVGAVILENAEIIKQDQFKERNDARDELEGYMFGIIVFVISMVAFAVIVGLVISMLIARSISRPVRIVTDGLNEIADGNLTMDLLSVKNKDEIGDMAAAFNKMGTDVANMVRKINFSATQLAAQSEELSASSEESLASSEMVAKTAENQLLGSEQQQRIIGQSTSSMEELSLGVAEIANNNEEMLQATETMSQLVTTGSGMVGKMSEQMSTIHTTIQESSGIMEEMARHSDEIQTITSLITDISDQTNLLALNAAIEAARAGEYGKGFAVVAEEVRRLAEQSKNSASEIEAMVGMIQNASKRAVTSISAGSERVDDGIAATEQSREVFEKIQYAVGDVTTKVETVSAAIEEIQAMADEVSRGANEIQQLSGEAAASAGDTSAATEEQLAVTEEISASAQALARLAEELQTEMKHFRV